TCTATTACACTTAAATAAATAGCGAAAAAATGGATTCACTTCTCAAAAACCTCCTTAAATAACTCATGTACTGCTTTTCCATGGTGAAAACGAATTTCTTCTACATTTTCATGCAATACAATATTGCCGTCTTTCAAAAAGATCACCTCATCAAATATATTTTCAATTTCCGCTATTAAATGAGTTGAAATAAGAATGGTACTATTTTCACGATAAAAGTTAAGAATTAAATCTAATACATGCTTTCTAGAAATAAGATCAATTCCACCTAATGGTTCGTCTAATACATATAACTTTGCTTTCCTTGAGAAAGTTAATATAAGCTGTAATATTCCTGTTGTTCCTTTTGATAAGGTGCTTATGTTCTCTTCTAGCGGTATTTTAAACTCGGCTATTAAATCCATTGCTTGTTGTAAATTAAAATCAGTATAAAAATCTCGATAGAAAAACATAGCATCTTTTACTGTCATCCACTTTTCAAAAACAGAACTATCAGGCATAAATGAAACGATTTCTTTCGTTACTAAGCCCACCTTCTTACCTTCAATGGTAATACTTCCTTTAGAAGGGAAGCGTAAACCAGAAATCATTTTTAATAATGTCGTTTTTCCACTGCTATTATTACCAACAAGACCGATAATTTTTCCTTCTGATATTGTTAAGCTTACATCTTGAATCACTGTTTTTAAATCATATCTTTTCCATAGATTTTCAATTTTTAATAACTCTTTCATTCGTTTCCCTTCCTTTTCTTTTCCAAAGAGGACCGGAGTATTGAGAGAATTTCTTCTTCCGTAAATCCTAAGTTGTTCATTCCATTTATAAAATTACCTAGCAACTCTTTTGCCATTTCTTTACGTAGCTCTGTAATTTTTTCTTCATTAGTTGTTACAAATCTCCCTGTTCCTCTGCGTGTCTCAGCAATACCTTCTCGTTCTAACTCCTGAAATGTACGTTGAATTGTATTTGGATTTACTTGTAATTCAGCCGCTAATTCACGTACGGCAGGAATTTTATCACCCGGGGCTAAACGTCCTGTTACAATTTCCTTTTTGATACACTCCATTACCTGAATATAAATCGGGATATTAGGAGAAAACTCAGTTTTCATTTCTTTCCTCCTCAGTATCAGTGTACTAGATGCATAATACACTAATACTAATTGTGTGTAAATGGTTATTTTAAAAACTATAAATAGAAAATGATATATGTAGTGAATTAGTGTAATCAACAAAGTTCCTTATTTAAAGGTTAACCCTAGGTTTGATTCCGAATATAAGCATTACGTAAACAAACGTCCGAACCTAAATTCGGACGTTTGTTCTTTTATTATCATTATTTATTCCTTTTTCATCAAAGAAATATTACTTATTCTGCGGCTCCTGTCCACTCGCAATCCTTACCCAATCAGCCAGTTCCCCAAGGGATTGACCATAGAAACGGATATTCACGAAATTTAAAACTACCGCCTTACTAGACGATTCGGGCGAGTTATGTTCACTCCCAATTCTTTCCCCCTTGCAGGGGCCTATTACGCCCCTGATCGTGATTAAACCCGTTTCTGATTATATAGTAAAGGTAGGCGTGCACACTTCTTTACTCTTCCTGTGGGTACCCTATCCCGTTAATTAGAAAAGAAAAGCATCTCAATAAGATGCTTTTCTTTGTATATAATCGTATATATAAGAAGCGGTATCACAGTAACTATTATATTCCGTCAGAAATATCCTAGTAACGTTATTGGCACTCCTAGTGAATTCTTGTAATTTAATTTTTTTTATTTTTCATTCTCAATAACTTTAGAAATAGAGTCTTCTGAAGCCAACACTACATTATTTCCTGCAATTCTTGTATGTTCCCATTTTCCCTTATTGCTTACTTTAACTTTATCTCCTACTTTATAGGAGTGACCTACCGAAAGGATGACCTCAACTTTCTCCTTTTTTCCTTCGTTGTTTTTGTACTCAACTACAACATAACCATAATTACTATCTGATTCTTTAACCGAACCGATTATAAAGTCTTCAGCTTCATTCTCAATAACTTTAGAAATAGAGTCTTCTGAAGCCAACACTACATTTTTTCCTGCAATTCTTGTATGTTCCCATTTTCCCTTATTGCTTACTTTAACTTTATCTCCTACTTTATAGGAGTGACCTACCGAAAGGATGACCTCAACTTTCTCCTTTTTTCCTTCATTGTTTTTGTACTCAACTACAACATAACCATAATTACTATCTGATTCTTTAACCGAACCGATTATAAAGTCTTCAGTTTCATTCTCAATAACTTTAGAAATAGAGTCTTCTGAAGCCAACACTACATTATTTCCTGCGATTCTTGTATGTTCCCATTTTCCCTTATTGCTTACTTTAACTTTATCTCCTACTTTATAGGAGTGACCTACCGAAAGGATGACCTCAACTTTCTCCTTTTTTCCTTCGTTGTTTATGTACTCAACAACAACATAACCGTAATCGCTATCTGATTCTATGATCGAACCAATTATAAAGTCTTCGGTTTGTTGTGAATTACTCTCTGCAATAGAAAGACTAGAAGGGTTAGCTGCATTAACTGTTATAATCTCTAATCCTGGAAGATTCGCCCCCAATAAAGTTCCAACACTTAATACGCCTGTTAATACTAATTTTTTCATAGTTGTATATTCTCCATTCATAATTTTTTTGCTATATCTAGTAAATTTTCATCTAATTACCTCCTTAGGTAACTATTATAGTTACAATTTATTTTTTAAGTCAATATAAAAAAACCTTACAATTTTGTAAGGTAAAATAAAATAATAATGATAAAAATAATATAAGGATGTATATTATTTTTATCATTTTTAATAGTATGTACCGAAAAATTACCGTGAAAAAGATATACTGAGTTCCTCTATTCCTCCTCATACAGCAATAGAAAGTCTATTCTAGTCAATAAGATTACGTTTTGAAAAGGTAGCAATAACACTCTGCTGTATCTACAGAGTAGACGCCCCCTACAAGCATATATTTCTTTAGTTAACAAAAGGAGAACGTGGGCCAATTTCGTACTGGACGAACTTAATTACAAGGTTTCCATCCTTGACCAGAAATCCTTGCGTATCTGAGATAGAGGTAAAGGTGAAGAATTCGGCATTCTCATTCTTCTTGATGTGTTTTTGAATCTCCTTGTTAATAATCTCCTTGAAATTTACACCTTGTGCAAATAGATCGGACAATTGTATGATTTCCCCTTGTTGATCCATCTGGTCTAAATCTTTTAGAGAAAAGTATCCTAAATCTCGAATACATAAATCTCCTCTTGGTACTTACTAGTTCGTTGCACAAAAACAACATCTTTAGCAAGATCTTGTAACGTATTTGGGGATAAGAAGCTTTAAATTTCTTGAGCAAATAGTTGTAATTCATCAGAGACAGAAATTGACATACAAAAACGCCATCCTTTCCTATGATTCTACAGAAAGAATAGCGTATTTTTTCATTTTAGGGGGTATTTTCTTTTGTTAGCTTGATAGCGATGTGGTGCTACCCCTAGTAGACGGATAATCAAAAAGTGACTTACTATATTTCAGTTCTAATTAGTGGAACTTTAATCTCTTGAACGACAGTTCCACTCCCGTTATTGTTTCGTGACTTTGAATCTGTGATGTCTTCAATTTTTAAAATGAAGTCCGTTCCATAATCAGATTTGAAAGTACCTTGGCCTTTAACGATTACATCTCTTCCACTAGGTTGAAAGTTTCTGAAATCTCCCCATCCTTTTTGTTGGCATTTGGTAAGTACAGCACCTATATTTACTCCTCCGCCATTGGGATAACCTGGTGAAACCCTCCAAGCTATACCCCCAACATTTGCGTAAAGGTTAGCTTCACCTGAAATAGATCCAGTATTTAGGTATGCTAAAACTCTAAAGGTTTTACCTGCTGGTACTTTAATTTTTTGTGATGGGCTTTTATATGATACTTGTTTAGTTTTAGTATCAGTGGAAGAATTTTGAAAGTTATATTCAGTAGAAGCTTCCATGCTACCCTGAGCAATCGGGAATTTCATGGTAGCAGTGGTTTTGACTCCTAATTTTAATCCATGAGTTGTTGTATTTGAAGTGCTTTCCGTATAGGTATAGGTAAACTCGGGTGTTAACAGCTCTTGATCCATTGTTCCTTTTGAGTTATCTAATACGTTTCTTCCCGCATATAAAGGTGTCCCCGATACTTCGGTTGGACTTCCTTCTAATGTAGCCCATGCATTATTTACTTTATACTGTGAAATTCTTCTTTCGCCAATAACATTTTTAGGTGGTGCTAAGATAACAATACCTTGAGTTGGACTATTAGAGAATTGTGGTTCATCACTGGGTTTGAAGTTAGCATTCCATGCTTCATTAAAGGTTCCGGCTTCATCTTCTCTTGCCAAGTCCCGTAATCTTTCTTGAACATCTGTGGATGACGCATGAACAAATTGCGTACTCGAAAAAAGGAACACACCTACAAGAAATAAACTTGCAAATTTTTTCATAAAAATCCTCCCGTTAATATTTTATTTGTGAATATATTCACAAATAAAATCATATAATTAAATTCCACTATTTTCATTATGTAATCAGATATGTTCATAAATTCTCCATTTTCTGGTCCTGCTTCAACGTGTAGGAACTGTCCACTAAGAAGGTCATATTCTAACTGAATTTTAACACCGGCTGTATGGCTACCTTCCCCCAGATCCTTTATAAGCAGAAGCAAAGATATCCGGAAGCTGAAAAGTAGTGGAGTCTAGTATGCGGATTCTATGAAACAAAGTCGCGTAACCATGAAGTATTGTATCGGCAGCGTATAGCTTTTGAATAGAAGGTGTGAAAAAATTCGTTGAAGAAATT
This is a stretch of genomic DNA from Brevibacillus laterosporus DSM 25. It encodes these proteins:
- a CDS encoding ABC transporter ATP-binding protein, with the protein product MKELLKIENLWKRYDLKTVIQDVSLTISEGKIIGLVGNNSSGKTTLLKMISGLRFPSKGSITIEGKKVGLVTKEIVSFMPDSSVFEKWMTVKDAMFFYRDFYTDFNLQQAMDLIAEFKIPLEENISTLSKGTTGILQLILTFSRKAKLYVLDEPLGGIDLISRKHVLDLILNFYRENSTILISTHLIAEIENIFDEVIFLKDGNIVLHENVEEIRFHHGKAVHELFKEVFEK
- a CDS encoding GntR family transcriptional regulator gives rise to the protein MKTEFSPNIPIYIQVMECIKKEIVTGRLAPGDKIPAVRELAAELQVNPNTIQRTFQELEREGIAETRRGTGRFVTTNEEKITELRKEMAKELLGNFINGMNNLGFTEEEILSILRSSLEKKRKGNE
- a CDS encoding RsiV family protein, yielding MDQQGEIIQLSDLFAQGVNFKEIINKEIQKHIKKNENAEFFTFTSISDTQGFLVKDGNLVIKFVQYEIGPRSPFVN
- a CDS encoding ETX/MTX2 family pore-forming toxin, which produces MKKFASLFLVGVFLFSSTQFVHASSTDVQERLRDLAREDEAGTFNEAWNANFKPSDEPQFSNSPTQGIVILAPPKNVIGERRISQYKVNNAWATLEGSPTEVSGTPLYAGRNVLDNSKGTMDQELLTPEFTYTYTESTSNTTTHGLKLGVKTTATMKFPIAQGSMEASTEYNFQNSSTDTKTKQVSYKSPSQKIKVPAGKTFRVLAYLNTGSISGEANLYANVGGIAWRVSPGYPNGGGVNIGAVLTKCQQKGWGDFRNFQPSGRDVIVKGQGTFKSDYGTDFILKIEDITDSKSRNNNGSGTVVQEIKVPLIRTEI